The genomic window CGGGTAAAAGTGGAGGCGGCTTGAGTTTTGATGGAAACAATGACTCTGTGACCGTTCCCCGTATGAATAATGACGAAGTTTCTGTTTGTGCATGGTTCTACAAAAATGCAAATGACACTACGCGGCATGATGCCATATTCAGCGGGCTGAGAGCTAGCTTAAATACGCAACTTCGTGAGGGTTTTGAATTGCGGTTTCCTGCAAGCGCCCCTGATAGAATCGAGTTCGTACTCGTGACACAAGATGGAAGCGGAAACAAATCGACGAGGATTGCGCAGGGGGATTTAGTCCACTCCGTAGGAAATTGGTATCACGTTGCAGGCACTTACAACAAGACAAGCGGAGAACAGAAGCTGTATGTCAATGGAGGACTCGTTCATACCCTGCTTCATGGGGCAGGAAATACCATTGTGCCCTTGACGCTTTACTCTGACATGCGGATAGGATATTCAAGGGTTAATAATGGTTATTTTCGTGGTGTTGTTGATGAGGTCAAACTTTATAGCCGGGCATTGACCAACCAGGAAATATTGGATTTATTTAACAGCCCCACGGTAAGCACAACAAGCCCTGCAGAGAATGAGGCAGGGGTAGCAGTGAACAGCGCCATAACGGCAACGTTCAGCGAGCCGATGGATGCCAATACCATAACTACAGCCACGTTTACCCCTACCGATGGCGTGACACCGGTGACGGGCACGGTGAGCTACACGGGGACGACAGCCACATTTATGCCGTCAGGGAATCTGTCGTATGCCACAAACTATACGGCAACGATAACAACGGGCGCAACAGACCTGTCGGGCGATGCTCTGACATCGGCCTACACCTGGAGCTTTACGACAGGAGCGGCGCCTCCCCAGGGACTCCTCGCTTATTATACGTTCAACGAGGGAAGCGGGACGGTTATAAATGATTCATCAGGTAACGGCAATACCGGCGCCATCAACGAAGCTGCCTGGACTACGGGCAGAAGTGCAGGCGGATTGAGCTTTGATGGGCTTAACGATTATGTTTATCTTGGCAATCCGTTGTCTCTTCAACCAGGCGCAGTTTCCGTTTCTGCGTGGTTTAAAACCACCGACAGCAACGGGATTATCATTCGTAAACGATCATACGGCTATGGTCTCGATGTATGGAATTCAGGAAGGATTTCTTTCTGGATTTATAATTCTGCAGCCACCTTATTCAGGGCAAGTTCCCTGCTTGCCTATCATGACAATCTATGGCATCATGCCGTTGGTGTCTATGATGGTTCCACGGTCAGGTTGTATATTGATGGCGCTCAGGTTGCCTCAGCGCCTGCGGGAACGATCTTTTACGGAGCGGGTGGAATTGCAATAGGCAGAGACGGAGATTCCAGCGGGTCGTATTACAGCGGCCTCATCGACGGGGTAAGTATTTATAATCGTGCATTGAGCAACCAGGAGGTATCAGATTTGTTTCATAATCCCGGATTGTTCGACACGATCCCCCCCGTGGTAAGTTCGACGAGTCCAGCCAGGGATGCAACGGGCGTGGCGCTTAACAGCGCTATCACGGTCACCTTTAACGAGGCGATGAATGCGTCGACGATAAACACGTCCACCTTTACCGTAAGCAATGGGGTAAGCGATATTGAAGGAACGGTGTCTTACCGTGGAGAAACGGCTACCTTCACCCCATCCAGCAATTTAACGTACGCCACATCATACACGGCAAGGATTACCGGGGGTGTCAGGGACGCGGGCGGCAATGCCATGACGGGAAACTACTCATGGAGTTTTCTTGCAGGAGCGCCGGACACAACAGCGCCTGCGGTAAACTCAACACGGCCTGTCAGTACTGCGACCACGGTGGCAGTTAACAGCGCTATTACCGTAATATTCAGCGAGGTGATGGATGCGGCGACCATAAACGCCTCCACATTCACCGTGCGCAATGAGAGCACTTCATCTGAAATTAGCGGGACGGTATCCTACAGTGGCGTGATCGCCACCTTTACCCCCTCAAGTAGTTTGGCGTATGCCACCCCTTACACGGCAACGATCACCACGGGGGCAAGGGACGCAGCAGGCAATGCCATGGCAGCAAACTACGCGTGGAGTTTTACCGCCGTGAGCGCACAGGAGGAAATGATACCCGACTGGACAAATGTAGTTTATAGCCCATTTCACCTCGTTCCTCCCACGACGGTTACCAATCCCGTACAGAAGGGAAGCGACGTAACAGAGTATCCGGCAGATATGGTTGCAGATACGTTTCTTTTTTACGAGAACAATACCTGGTATATGTTCAACGAAACCTTAGGCAGTGGACATAATGGCGATCTTGCTGTTTCTCTGAGTTCCGATGGATTGCACTGGACGTATCAACAGATTGTGCTGAACGAGCCATTTCATCTTTCGTATCCTCAGGTATTTAAATTTGGCGGCACGTATTATATGATACCGGAAACGTCTGCCGTCAATGAAATGAGACTTTATCGGGCAACAAATTTCCCCTCTGCGTGGACGCGTGAGGCGACCCTCCTCAGTGGCAGTGCATTTGTTGATTCATCCATCTTCAGACACAACGGTAAGTGGTGGATTTTTACGGGCAATGCCACGATTAGTAATTGTTACCTGTATTATTCTGACAATCTGACCAGTGGGTGGATTCAGCATCCCATGAGTCCGATTGTAACCGGCGATTCCAATAAGACGCGACCGGCCGGGAGGGCCTTTGTGTACGACAACAACCGGATTATTCGAACCGCACAGAACGGCGAATTCGTGAGGGTTTTTGAGGTTGATACCCTGACGACGACACAATATGCAGAGCATGAAATACCCGAGAGCCCCATTCTGAATAAAAGCGGGAGTGGTTGGAATGCAACGGGTATGCATCATTTTGATCCGTGGTGGACGGGAAATCACTGGCTTTGTTCGGTTGATGGAAGAAGCGGTGATTTTCACAGCTGGTCTGCGGGGATCTATCTTTCACCGCACCCGTCTTCTCCGGATGGCATTATTAACAGCCCTATTGATGCTGATGTAACGATCGACAAAGGGGACTCGGTGCTGTTTTCCGGCACGGGGAGTGATCTGGGCGGTAATCTGCCGCTGAGTTACCGATGGAAGTTCAGTGCGGATTCCGGAATTCCTGATTCCCTGCAGAAAGATCCTGGTTTAACACAGTTCAATATAGCAGGCACCTTCACGGTCACCCTTACTATTACCGATGCCGTGGGGATCTATGACCCTACCCCCGCGGTACG from Candidatus Brocadia sp. includes these protein-coding regions:
- a CDS encoding Ig-like domain-containing protein is translated as MFHNHFVCAVSAKPYPILRFKGNKIIPALLFFCAFLLLVVRQTYAQDATPPTVTQTSPAGNEAGVGVNRAITATFSELMNANTITMATFSVTDGVASVAGTLSYLDTTVTFTPSNDLPYSTRYTATITTGVTDLAGNALSSNYTWSFTTSIASPEGLQAYYTFDEGNGTVVNDSSGNGNNGTITGATWTTGKSGGGLSFDGNNDSVTVPRMNNDEVSVCAWFYKNANDTTRHDAIFSGLRASLNTQLREGFELRFPASAPDRIEFVLVTQDGSGNKSTRIAQGDLVHSVGNWYHVAGTYNKTSGEQKLYVNGGLVHTLLHGAGNTIVPLTLYSDMRIGYSRVNNGYFRGVVDEVKLYSRALTNQEILDLFNSPTVSTTSPAENEAGVAVNSAITATFSEPMDANTITTATFTPTDGVTPVTGTVSYTGTTATFMPSGNLSYATNYTATITTGATDLSGDALTSAYTWSFTTGAAPPQGLLAYYTFNEGSGTVINDSSGNGNTGAINEAAWTTGRSAGGLSFDGLNDYVYLGNPLSLQPGAVSVSAWFKTTDSNGIIIRKRSYGYGLDVWNSGRISFWIYNSAATLFRASSLLAYHDNLWHHAVGVYDGSTVRLYIDGAQVASAPAGTIFYGAGGIAIGRDGDSSGSYYSGLIDGVSIYNRALSNQEVSDLFHNPGLFDTIPPVVSSTSPARDATGVALNSAITVTFNEAMNASTINTSTFTVSNGVSDIEGTVSYRGETATFTPSSNLTYATSYTARITGGVRDAGGNAMTGNYSWSFLAGAPDTTAPAVNSTRPVSTATTVAVNSAITVIFSEVMDAATINASTFTVRNESTSSEISGTVSYSGVIATFTPSSSLAYATPYTATITTGARDAAGNAMAANYAWSFTAVSAQEEMIPDWTNVVYSPFHLVPPTTVTNPVQKGSDVTEYPADMVADTFLFYENNTWYMFNETLGSGHNGDLAVSLSSDGLHWTYQQIVLNEPFHLSYPQVFKFGGTYYMIPETSAVNEMRLYRATNFPSAWTREATLLSGSAFVDSSIFRHNGKWWIFTGNATISNCYLYYSDNLTSGWIQHPMSPIVTGDSNKTRPAGRAFVYDNNRIIRTAQNGEFVRVFEVDTLTTTQYAEHEIPESPILNKSGSGWNATGMHHFDPWWTGNHWLCSVDGRSGDFHSWSAGIYLSPHPSSPDGIINSPIDADVTIDKGDSVLFSGTGSDLGGNLPLSYRWKFSADSGIPDSLQKDPGLTQFNIAGTFTVTLTITDAVGIYDPTPAVRTISVLDTTH